attccgcAACATGAAAGCTAATAATATGGAAGACCAACTAAAGGGCCAGCTCCAAGGAGTTTAGTTCCCCACAGGACCAAGGAACAACCTGTACTGCTATCTTCTCTTGTGGCCCAGTGACAGAGCCAACACAAATACCCAAGGTTAATGGTGCCTGACCTGGgagctggggggatggctcatcAATTAGGAATGCTTGCCACTGTCCCAGAGGACTCCatgtttgatttctagcacctacATGAAACAGCTCACCACAAACATGTAACTGATGGTATgaaacacccttttctggcttctgagggtggCTGAACACACAGGGTATTCGCCGAGACATGTACACATACTAgtaattaaaagtttttaaaaatatttttaaaagctacctGACCGGGCACTTCTTGTGCCAAGCAAGAGGTTTTTAAAacgtttttaaacatttatttgtatgtatgtatatacatggatGTGCCATGaaaagcatgtggaggtcagaggacaaccagcAGGATCCACTCTATCCTCCCACTATTcaatcctggggattgaattcatgttggtgtgtgtgtgtgtgtgtgtgtgtgtgtgtgtgtgtgtgtgcatgtgtgatgcatgcacatgtataagCTGTGCATGTGCCTAGAAGGCCAGAGCAAGATGCTGTGTGTCTTTCTCTATATCTCCaccttattgttttgagacagggttcctgaTTGAACCAGAAGCTTGCCATTTTTTGACAAGGCCGGTTGTCCAGCAAGCTCttggaatcttcctgtctctactctCCATTGCTGGGACTATATGTTTTTGCAGTCACATCTGgacttttacatgggtgttgggatttcaaaatcaggtcctcatgcttacagaaCAAGCATacttacccactgtgccatcttcCAGCTACCCACAAACATAACGTTTATGACAATGTATTTTCGAGGTAGGGTAGAGACATACTTATAAtacaataactttttttttttttttttttttttttgctatttcaaaatactttattttcacTTGGTCCCGAGACTTGGGAGGGGCTCCAGAGCGGTTAACAAAGCTGTCTGAGGCTGGCTGGtgcagagcagaggagggagcccCTTGGAAGGTGAGGCCTCCTAGTCATGCTTGAGAGTGAGCCTCTCGGAGAGGTACTCGCCCAGAGACGGCGAGGGCATACCGGTCTGTGCTGGCACACCGGTCTGTGCTGGCTACGGCCCAGCCACCCTGCGGAGGTTGGTCAGGTGGTTGTCCATCTTCTTGATGAACTTCACCTCCTCATCCAGGAAGTGGTTTTCCAGGAAGTCACAGAGGTGAGGATCTGTGCGAGCAGAAGCCAGGGCATGAAGATCCAAGAGGGCCTGGTTCAGGCTCTTCTCCAGGACCAAGGCAGCTTCCATGGCCTCCTGGGATTTACCCCACTCATCTTGAGAGGGCTTCTGCACATCCTGGAATAGGGCGCGGCCTCCGCTTTCGTTCTGCATCTTGAGCAGCGGCTCGGCGCCCTCGCGCTTCCCCTCAGCCAATTCGTGGAAGAAGTGGCCGACACCCTCCAGAGCCACATCATCCCGGTCAAAATAGTAGCCCAAAGAGAGGTAGGTGTAGGAGACCTGCAGGTGCAAGTTGGCCAGGCGGTTCACTGCAGCCTCCACTTCGGTGGAATAATTCTGACGGACCTGGGAGCTCATGGCTGATACGCAGTGGAGCTAACCGCGGAGAGACAGTGCTGGCTGGTCCTGGGAGCCGAAGGCGGCAAGGAGATGGTCCCAGAGGCTGAGACTGGAGACACTGGGAGGCAGCTGGACGCTAACAAAGGGAGGCCCCGGGTCTGCTCCGTCCAAACACTGTTGAAGCAAGACACAGACACGGGATCTCCGGGCGCTGCGTACAATAACTTTTTAAGGTAAGTTCTTGttcaacacctacacaactcattgaacatggagaatttGAGCTGGTGCCTGTATGGAGCCTTTACCCCCTACATTCTACTGTCTGTGGTACAAGAAGGTACCCTTCATGCTACCAGgaaagaaatataaacaccaacccagccacagatACTTTGAtttacaatggtgtcctgcctgcaagatatgctagggcaatggtggcaccaagcttgtgggagtcaccaaccaatatctgatttgacttaaggccactCCACGAAATAGAACCCACACCTGACGCTGCTTGGGTGTCCAGGAATAtagggtaaaatcaaatactactgttctaacatatatacataatacatacacacgcacacacattgaTAAAATGAtacctaatgacattctgctatgttCCTCCATCAGTGCTCGGaaagaaaagcttcctcctgtagcacatgggaacaaatacagagcccCCGGTGTTCAGCAAGCTCTTggaatctttctgtctccaatcTCCATTGCTGGGGCTATATGATTATGCAgggaatgagagaccttggaacactcagcccgaattgggatgtctccatcaaatccctcccctcagggcccagagaaccccacagaagaggaggcagaaggaacagaagaGCCAGAGAACATGAAGGACACCAATAAAACAAGGaattctaaatcaacatgatcaaagttcatatgaactcacagagactgaggcagcatgcacagggctcaCACAGGCCTGCACCGgagtttgtgtatatattatggcttccagtttggtgtttttatgggattcctaagtGTGCAAATGACgggtctctgatttttgtgccttctcttgggcccttttccttctctttgtcttgTCTAACTCCgatgtgatagtttttatttctgtggttttttttttttaatgtgggggaaAGGTTTATGATAGACacaaatatttgcttttaaaaagtatgACATagggcagggcggtggtggtgcacacctttaattccagcacttgggaggcagagccaggtggatctctgagtttgaggccagcctgggctacagagcgagatccaggacaggctccaatactacacggagaaactctattttggaaaacaaaacaaaacaaaccccaaaagcatgacatatatttgcatatacaaCTTCAATTAGATAAAAATAGATAGAAAAGGGAAATCAGAAGGTTCATGAATgagcccaaggccagcctgaaccacaAAGCAAGAGAGCCTGCCTAAAAAAATTGTATAAAAAATGTACCACATTAAAATAGTTGTCTCTCTGTGAGGGACAATGGGAAACTGTTTTTAATACATTGTCCCCGTATTATATGTTTGTGCACTatttaatcagaaaaaaatattttaaaactgatAGTTCTATGCCAGATTGGTATTTTACACATAAAGATTGTAGTTTATGAAACATGTATGCtacatataaaattaatcaaATAATTCTGTTAGTACTGTCATGGATCTTTAGATAGTGCACAGTACCTTTATTACAGAGCTGACCTATATAATCTGTGACCAGATAAACAAACCTCAGAGGTTCTTAGGACAACTACATTAACTTTAAAGTTCAACAAGGTGACAGCAATAAGAGCCTGCCTCACAGACTCGTAGCAGAAGCCATCCACTTGAGTTCTCTTCCACTCAGTGCTGACTGATCCCTGTTTCCTTATGGCCTCTCTGGAGCATGAAGAGAGAAAGACCCTGTGAATCCAGCTGGAGCCGAACCAAGTCAAGTCTGAGATGGACAGGAAGATTGCCAAGAAGGATGAGGAGATGGACCAGCTGAAGAGAAACCACATTAGACTTGTGGAGACACATAGAGCATGCTGGACACAGAGACCAGGAGCAGGGATGATGTTCTGAGAGTCAGGAAGAAGATGGAGGGAGATCTGGatcgtgtgtgcctgtgtgtgtgtgtgtgtgtgtgtgtgtgtatttggtttttcgagacagggttt
This genomic interval from Peromyscus eremicus chromosome 20, PerEre_H2_v1, whole genome shotgun sequence contains the following:
- the LOC131897002 gene encoding ferritin light chain-like is translated as MSSQVRQNYSTEVEAAVNRLANLHLQVSYTYLSLGYYFDRDDVALEGVGHFFHELAEGKREGAEPLLKMQNESGGRALFQDVQKPSQDEWGKSQEAMEAALVLEKSLNQALLDLHALASARTDPHLCDFLENHFLDEEVKFIKKMDNHLTNLRRTGMPSPSLGEYLSERLTLKHD